In Alkalihalobacillus sp. TS-13, the following are encoded in one genomic region:
- a CDS encoding cobalamin-binding protein, with the protein MRIVSICPSNTELAAYLGLTSSLVGVDDYSDWPSEIDKLPRLGPDLDIDIDQVEALKPDLILASLSVPGMEKNIEGLKERNLPFHVFNPNSLEEIASDLITLGRLAGIEERAQGIVKHYRELIEKYRRIADEVEKKPELYWEWWPKPVFTPGKTNWLTEISKLAGAVNCFADKGIASYQTDWETVRKKEPDHICLVWVGVQTKKVNPAILEKRPGWNDMKAMNAKNVHVLEEPYFCRPSPRLLIGLQKIASIIHPEHYPDYSEKQGDPLLKLI; encoded by the coding sequence ATCCGCATTGTATCGATTTGTCCAAGTAATACAGAATTAGCTGCTTATCTCGGCCTGACATCCTCTCTAGTCGGAGTGGATGATTATTCCGATTGGCCCTCAGAGATCGACAAGCTTCCCCGGTTAGGTCCGGACCTTGATATCGATATTGATCAAGTTGAAGCACTGAAACCAGACCTCATTCTTGCCTCATTAAGTGTACCCGGCATGGAAAAAAACATTGAAGGATTGAAGGAACGGAACCTCCCTTTTCATGTGTTCAATCCGAATTCGTTGGAAGAGATTGCTTCAGACCTGATTACCTTAGGAAGATTAGCAGGAATCGAAGAACGTGCCCAAGGAATCGTTAAGCATTATCGTGAGCTGATAGAGAAGTATCGCCGAATCGCTGATGAAGTTGAGAAGAAGCCAGAGCTCTATTGGGAATGGTGGCCAAAACCTGTTTTCACGCCTGGGAAGACCAATTGGCTTACAGAAATCAGTAAACTGGCAGGAGCAGTCAACTGTTTCGCTGATAAAGGCATAGCAAGTTATCAGACAGATTGGGAAACCGTACGGAAAAAAGAACCCGATCATATCTGCCTCGTGTGGGTAGGTGTACAGACAAAGAAAGTGAACCCTGCTATTTTGGAAAAACGGCCAGGATGGAATGACATGAAGGCGATGAATGCTAAGAATGTCCATGTTCTGGAGGAACCTTATTTCTGTCGGCCATCCCCACGCCTCTTGATCGGATTGCAAAAAATAGCTTCGATCATCCATCCGGAGCACTACCCGGATTATAGCGAAAAACAAGGCGATCCATTGTTGAAGTTGATTTGA
- a CDS encoding divergent PAP2 family protein, producing the protein MTNYPLWSAIFAILFAQAIKIPIMYISTRKFEWNLFFSTGGMPSSHSSGVTCLATSIGLAEGVDSTLFAVTVVFSVIVMYDAKGVRWQAGEQAIVLNQLVRDFQHLTTEIKNWPKKNEEEKRRELKELLGHRPSEVFFGAILGIGLGFGIYYGFVQ; encoded by the coding sequence TTGACGAATTATCCATTATGGAGCGCGATTTTTGCGATTTTGTTCGCCCAAGCAATCAAAATTCCGATCATGTATATCTCAACTAGAAAGTTTGAATGGAATCTCTTTTTCAGTACGGGTGGGATGCCTAGTTCACATTCGAGCGGGGTTACTTGTCTAGCGACTTCAATTGGATTGGCTGAAGGCGTCGACTCCACTCTGTTTGCTGTCACGGTCGTGTTCAGCGTCATCGTTATGTATGATGCGAAAGGTGTACGCTGGCAAGCTGGAGAACAAGCGATTGTCCTCAATCAACTTGTACGTGATTTTCAACATCTAACGACTGAAATCAAGAATTGGCCTAAAAAGAATGAAGAAGAAAAACGGAGAGAGCTGAAAGAATTGCTCGGCCATCGCCCAAGTGAAGTGTTTTTCGGGGCAATCCTTGGGATCGGGTTAGGTTTTGGCATTTATTACGGTTTTGTCCAATAG
- a CDS encoding YuiB family protein, with the protein MPLTIPTLIISMLLFMVLFFGIGFLLNMLLRMTWVMAVIYPIVVIMIVDDVRLTEYFTAPGSSFPELMNGIVHLHFSDLLVLLFGLLGAILSGVSIKMLRVRGYQMF; encoded by the coding sequence ATGCCGTTAACTATTCCAACACTGATCATTTCCATGCTCTTGTTTATGGTTTTGTTTTTTGGAATCGGCTTTCTGCTCAATATGCTTCTGAGAATGACTTGGGTCATGGCTGTCATTTACCCGATCGTCGTCATCATGATCGTTGACGATGTAAGGTTGACAGAGTATTTTACTGCACCAGGCTCGTCATTCCCTGAATTGATGAATGGCATTGTACACTTGCACTTTTCTGATTTATTAGTTTTATTATTCGGTTTATTAGGTGCTATTCTCTCTGGTGTATCAATCAAAATGCTCAGAGTCAGAGGCTATCAAATGTTCTAG
- a CDS encoding 3D domain-containing protein, protein MQFTKTILKRTLMSCLFILALFTTVSKFSGVEASGLMALTNQREISINLDAVDHLKKKTELMFKSLFNTKTPLLLANEAIAKENPLGVDTERYPKVEVVATGYTAGVESTGKTEAHPAYGITKSGVKVRRDLYSTIAADTSVFPIGSILFIPGYGYGVVADTGSAIKNKKIDLYYEEVKDVYEKWGKKKVEVYLIRKGNGSLTEQDLTELNEQESMQVFRQQMFPPKDT, encoded by the coding sequence ATGCAGTTTACAAAAACAATCCTGAAACGCACTCTTATGTCCTGCTTATTCATCCTTGCGCTATTCACGACGGTCAGTAAATTCTCTGGTGTAGAGGCTTCTGGTTTAATGGCATTGACAAACCAAAGAGAAATCTCTATCAATCTTGACGCGGTGGATCATTTGAAAAAGAAGACAGAGCTGATGTTCAAATCACTGTTCAATACAAAAACACCTTTGTTGCTGGCAAATGAGGCTATCGCAAAAGAAAATCCATTAGGGGTAGATACAGAGCGCTATCCTAAAGTAGAAGTTGTGGCGACCGGTTACACTGCTGGTGTCGAATCGACTGGTAAGACGGAAGCCCATCCAGCCTATGGCATAACAAAGTCCGGTGTAAAAGTACGTCGTGATCTCTACTCTACGATTGCAGCAGATACATCTGTTTTTCCAATCGGCAGTATTCTGTTTATTCCGGGTTATGGATACGGAGTGGTTGCCGATACGGGCTCTGCTATAAAAAATAAGAAGATCGATCTTTATTACGAAGAAGTCAAGGATGTTTATGAGAAGTGGGGAAAAAAGAAAGTAGAAGTCTATCTCATCAGAAAAGGGAATGGATCGCTGACAGAACAGGATCTTACCGAATTGAACGAACAGGAATCGATGCAAGTCTTTCGTCAGCAGATGTTTCCGCCAAAAGATACTTAA
- a CDS encoding DUF309 domain-containing protein, with protein MDYPIEYYQFFIKFNEGDYYTCHDLLEEIWMTDKQNLFLKGLLQMSVAIYHYEYGNVKGARLMFQRALECFEPYPALYWGLDTEELSNFVKECLKRLPALDSVSYDEVGELPNLPDIHLYLKEDV; from the coding sequence ATGGATTATCCGATTGAATACTATCAATTTTTCATAAAGTTCAATGAAGGCGATTATTATACATGCCATGATCTTCTTGAGGAGATTTGGATGACAGATAAGCAGAATTTGTTTTTAAAAGGTCTGCTTCAAATGTCAGTCGCGATTTACCACTACGAGTATGGTAATGTAAAAGGAGCAAGGTTGATGTTCCAGCGGGCATTGGAATGCTTCGAGCCTTATCCCGCTCTCTACTGGGGGTTGGATACAGAGGAATTATCCAACTTTGTAAAGGAATGCTTGAAACGATTGCCGGCACTCGATTCCGTATCTTATGATGAGGTTGGGGAACTGCCTAATTTACCGGATATTCATTTGTATTTAAAGGAAGATGTTTAG
- a CDS encoding Na+/H+ antiporter family protein codes for MNAVVIAVLVMLVLSLLRVQVVLALAIGAFTGGIVGGLGIDETVTVFTEGLGNNATIALSYALLGAFALGLSKTGLPEVLVSGALKVTQKQGDTRKKALSKALLLFIIVTISIFSQNLIPIHIAFIPILIPPLLMIFNELTMDRRALASSITFGLTAPYILLPVGFGLIFHQIIQEEMEKSGLAVEMAMIPKAMGLPVIGMVTGLLIALFVSYRKPRTYENKDIASESEDIAAEFSKRSITFAVIAIIATVVVQILTESMIMGALTGIVLLFFAGSFSIRESDVIFTDGMKMMAFIGFVMITAAGFAEVMRKTGDIEKLVESASAVFAGNQVLAALVMLLVGLLVTMGIGSSFATIPIIATIFVPFAQELGFSPLAIVALVGTAGALGDAGSPASDSTLGPTAGLNADGQHNHIWDTCVPTFLHYNIPLVLFGWIAAIIF; via the coding sequence ATGAATGCTGTCGTAATTGCTGTACTCGTCATGCTTGTTTTGAGCTTGTTGCGTGTACAGGTTGTCTTAGCACTTGCCATCGGTGCATTTACAGGGGGGATCGTCGGGGGATTAGGCATCGATGAGACGGTCACTGTTTTTACAGAGGGATTGGGCAACAACGCCACAATCGCACTGAGTTATGCACTTTTAGGAGCATTTGCATTAGGACTATCAAAAACAGGGCTGCCGGAAGTGCTTGTTTCCGGAGCGCTTAAAGTTACACAAAAACAAGGCGATACAAGAAAAAAAGCGTTATCGAAAGCCCTTTTGCTCTTTATCATCGTAACCATCTCTATCTTTTCCCAAAACCTGATACCGATCCATATTGCGTTTATTCCGATTTTGATTCCACCATTGTTGATGATCTTCAACGAGCTGACAATGGATAGAAGAGCGCTTGCTTCATCCATTACGTTCGGATTGACGGCACCTTATATTTTACTGCCGGTTGGATTCGGACTGATCTTCCACCAAATCATCCAGGAAGAAATGGAGAAAAGCGGATTGGCTGTAGAGATGGCGATGATTCCGAAAGCGATGGGTCTTCCTGTCATCGGGATGGTGACCGGTTTGCTGATTGCTTTATTCGTCTCTTACAGGAAACCGCGGACTTATGAAAACAAAGATATTGCAAGTGAAAGCGAAGATATTGCAGCAGAGTTTTCAAAAAGGTCGATCACATTTGCAGTCATCGCGATCATTGCGACGGTTGTCGTGCAAATACTTACAGAATCCATGATTATGGGAGCATTAACTGGTATCGTTCTTTTATTCTTTGCAGGATCCTTTTCCATTCGAGAATCGGATGTCATTTTTACAGATGGAATGAAGATGATGGCGTTCATCGGATTCGTCATGATCACGGCTGCGGGCTTTGCTGAGGTCATGCGTAAGACAGGGGACATCGAAAAACTCGTCGAGAGTGCATCTGCGGTGTTTGCAGGGAATCAGGTTCTCGCAGCACTCGTGATGCTTCTAGTCGGCTTGCTTGTGACAATGGGGATCGGTTCATCCTTTGCAACCATTCCGATCATCGCAACGATTTTTGTCCCGTTTGCACAAGAACTGGGCTTCAGTCCGCTGGCGATCGTCGCACTGGTAGGGACAGCCGGCGCACTAGGGGATGCAGGTTCCCCAGCATCGGATAGTACACTCGGACCAACTGCTGGGCTTAACGCCGACGGCCAGCACAATCACATCTGGGATACGTGTGTACCGACATTTCTGCACTACAACATTCCACTTGTCTTGTTCGGTTGGATTGCTGCGATCATCTTTTAG
- a CDS encoding leucyl aminopeptidase, which yields MFTVKNGVNLREGLHTLVVGIFSDDKKPTGITKDVDDALNGHITELFKSEELSAKPKNVTRVHTLGALGVKSIYFVGLGKKKELTYHTVRDAFGRAAKELKSSKQEDIAVALDSFCSDLDFKQTAHALSEAFILATYQFKDYKEKKEDKRYELKAITVYTDKDATAVNNALRTGEAYAAGTNVARDLVNTPGNLLTPTDLAEQAINIAKKYDFEYDVLEHEDMKELGMGALLAVSQGSEQDPKMIVVKYKATKAWEDVLTFVGKGLTFDAGGYSIKPALNMHEMKSDMGGSAAVLGAMEAVGRLKPDVNIMFVIPSSENLINGAAMKPGDVITSMSGKTIEVTNTDAEGRLILADALTYAKELGASYLVDLATLTGGVVVAFGDIASGVMTNDEEFFAKFEQSAEEAGEYAWRLPMFGPYKNILRKSDVADFVNSAGKLAHPIQGGVFLSEFVGDTPWLHLDIAGTAYSNKTSELGPKGATGVMTRSIVKLIEKFETK from the coding sequence ATGTTTACTGTTAAAAATGGGGTTAATCTTAGGGAAGGATTACATACGTTAGTCGTAGGAATATTTTCAGATGATAAGAAACCAACAGGCATTACAAAGGATGTTGATGATGCACTAAATGGTCATATCACTGAACTTTTCAAGAGCGAAGAGCTTTCAGCGAAGCCAAAAAATGTGACACGAGTACATACGTTAGGAGCCCTTGGCGTCAAAAGTATCTACTTTGTCGGATTAGGGAAGAAAAAAGAGCTTACATACCATACTGTTCGTGATGCGTTCGGCAGAGCTGCAAAGGAACTTAAGAGCAGCAAACAGGAGGATATCGCGGTTGCATTGGATTCATTCTGCTCAGATCTCGACTTCAAGCAAACCGCACACGCGCTGTCAGAAGCGTTCATCCTTGCGACGTACCAATTTAAGGATTATAAAGAAAAGAAAGAAGACAAACGCTACGAATTGAAGGCGATCACTGTCTATACTGATAAAGATGCAACCGCTGTCAATAATGCGTTGAGAACGGGTGAAGCATATGCTGCTGGAACAAATGTCGCACGTGATCTTGTCAATACCCCTGGAAACTTGCTGACACCTACAGATCTTGCAGAGCAAGCCATCAATATCGCGAAAAAATATGATTTCGAATATGACGTTTTGGAGCACGAAGATATGAAGGAGCTCGGGATGGGTGCCCTGCTTGCTGTAAGCCAGGGTTCCGAGCAAGACCCGAAGATGATCGTCGTCAAATATAAGGCGACAAAGGCCTGGGAAGACGTCCTCACTTTTGTCGGAAAAGGTCTTACCTTCGATGCAGGTGGATATTCCATAAAGCCTGCTCTTAACATGCATGAAATGAAATCGGATATGGGTGGAAGTGCTGCAGTACTTGGTGCAATGGAAGCAGTTGGCCGTTTGAAGCCTGACGTGAATATCATGTTTGTCATTCCATCCAGTGAAAACTTGATCAACGGAGCGGCAATGAAACCAGGGGATGTCATCACATCCATGAGCGGTAAAACCATCGAAGTGACGAACACTGACGCTGAAGGCCGTTTGATTTTGGCTGATGCCTTGACATATGCAAAAGAACTTGGCGCATCCTATCTCGTCGATTTAGCGACATTGACTGGCGGTGTTGTCGTCGCGTTCGGAGATATTGCATCCGGTGTCATGACAAACGATGAAGAATTTTTCGCTAAGTTTGAGCAATCTGCAGAAGAAGCAGGCGAGTATGCGTGGCGCCTGCCGATGTTCGGTCCTTATAAAAATATCCTAAGAAAAAGCGATGTTGCTGATTTCGTCAACTCAGCCGGAAAACTTGCCCATCCGATCCAGGGTGGTGTCTTCCTTTCTGAGTTTGTTGGGGACACACCTTGGCTGCACCTCGATATTGCAGGAACAGCATACAGCAATAAGACGTCCGAACTCGGACCAAAAGGAGCAACTGGTGTCATGACCCGATCCATCGTAAAACTGATTGAAAAATTCGAAACGAAATAA